The Niastella koreensis GR20-10 genome includes a window with the following:
- a CDS encoding TolC family protein produces the protein MKRSLSIPAVIGVAGMLFAQASLAQTTILDTYIKKGLETNLALHQKSFDLQKAEVDLKRAKTLFYPQASLNSQYTLASGGRTQDIPIGDLLNNVYSTLNQLTGASKFPQVANQKINFLPNDFHDTRLEVSLPLVNTDIYYNKAIKQELIHTQQVDIEIYKRELVKNIKEAYYQYLQAGKAVDIYNNALKLASENLRVSEKFVQNNVGTKESVMRAKAQVSQVKASLITATNQQLNAAAYFNCLLNENLEAPVTFDTTLLERTNTSIPAALEVTTNREELTKIQSAQKVVGTSMKMNRNYLVPKLNAFYDIGFQGYGFKFNSDQFYQLGGLQFKWDLFKANDNKYKIQQSQLDLDALGNQYKDVQQQLNLQVRMAMNNYRSAIQTLEALNDEVQSAVETYRFAERRFREGQALQIELIDARTQLTSAELNYSLAQLAVLTRAAELERATASYKF, from the coding sequence ATGAAAAGAAGTCTATCAATCCCGGCAGTAATCGGGGTTGCGGGGATGCTTTTTGCTCAGGCGTCCCTGGCGCAAACCACCATCCTGGATACTTATATTAAAAAGGGACTGGAAACAAACCTGGCCCTTCACCAGAAATCGTTCGACCTGCAAAAAGCCGAAGTGGACCTGAAAAGGGCGAAGACCCTGTTCTATCCACAGGCCAGTTTGAACTCGCAATACACCCTGGCTTCAGGTGGCCGTACACAGGATATTCCCATTGGCGACCTGCTGAACAATGTGTATTCTACTTTAAACCAGTTAACCGGCGCCAGCAAGTTTCCGCAGGTTGCCAACCAGAAGATCAACTTCCTGCCAAACGACTTTCACGACACTCGCCTGGAAGTATCCTTGCCACTGGTGAACACTGACATCTATTATAACAAAGCCATCAAACAGGAGTTAATTCATACCCAACAGGTAGATATCGAGATCTACAAACGTGAGTTGGTTAAAAACATAAAAGAAGCCTATTATCAATACCTGCAGGCAGGCAAAGCGGTAGACATCTATAATAATGCGCTGAAGCTGGCCAGTGAAAATTTACGGGTAAGCGAAAAGTTTGTTCAGAACAATGTAGGCACCAAAGAATCGGTAATGCGCGCAAAGGCGCAAGTAAGCCAGGTTAAGGCCTCGCTTATTACTGCTACCAATCAACAATTAAATGCCGCCGCGTATTTTAATTGTCTGTTGAACGAAAACCTGGAGGCGCCGGTTACTTTCGATACCACATTACTGGAAAGAACAAATACCAGCATACCCGCCGCACTGGAAGTAACTACCAATCGCGAAGAGCTTACCAAAATACAGAGCGCGCAAAAAGTAGTGGGTACCAGTATGAAGATGAACCGCAATTACCTGGTGCCTAAACTCAATGCTTTTTATGATATCGGTTTTCAGGGGTATGGATTCAAATTCAACAGCGATCAGTTTTACCAGTTAGGCGGACTGCAATTCAAGTGGGACCTGTTTAAAGCCAACGATAATAAATACAAGATCCAACAATCGCAGCTGGACCTGGATGCGCTCGGCAACCAGTATAAAGATGTACAACAACAACTAAACTTACAGGTGCGCATGGCGATGAATAATTACCGCTCGGCCATTCAAACGCTGGAAGCGTTGAATGATGAAGTACAAAGCGCAGTAGAAACCTACCGCTTTGCAGAGCGAAGATTCCGCGAAGGACAGGCCCTGCAAATAGAGTTGATTGATGCCCGCACCCAATTAACCAGTGCTGAACTAAACTATTCCCTGGCTCAATTGGCCGTATTGACACGTGCAGCTGAGTTGGAAAGAGCGACGGCCTCTTATAAATTTTAA
- a CDS encoding TetR/AcrR family transcriptional regulator → MGITERKEKQKQEIRKLILDASLKLFMEQGYENVSIRKIADLIEYSPTTVYLYFKDKNEILFNLHEQGFHKMAEYNADLWTIKNPVVRLAKMGEYYIQFGLENPAFYELMFILKAPMEALESLDANCEWKSGDQALGKLKETIRECMDKGLIEKGDVDAVSMAIWSMVHGMVSLAIRDRFEKLVPRDQMVPMMNKSLTWLLNSLDASGKKT, encoded by the coding sequence ATGGGTATAACGGAAAGAAAAGAGAAACAAAAGCAGGAGATCAGGAAATTGATCCTCGATGCATCCCTGAAATTATTCATGGAGCAGGGGTATGAGAATGTGTCTATCCGTAAAATAGCAGACCTTATAGAATATAGTCCCACAACGGTTTATCTATACTTTAAAGATAAAAACGAGATTCTTTTCAACCTGCACGAACAGGGATTTCATAAAATGGCTGAATATAATGCCGACCTGTGGACAATAAAAAACCCGGTCGTTCGTCTGGCCAAAATGGGCGAATACTACATCCAGTTCGGCCTGGAAAATCCTGCCTTTTATGAACTGATGTTTATTTTAAAAGCACCCATGGAAGCTTTGGAGTCGCTCGATGCAAATTGTGAATGGAAAAGCGGCGACCAGGCACTGGGCAAATTGAAAGAAACCATTAGGGAGTGTATGGATAAGGGTTTGATAGAAAAAGGGGATGTGGACGCCGTATCAATGGCCATCTGGAGTATGGTGCATGGCATGGTATCGCTGGCCATCAGGGACCGGTTCGAGAAGCTGGTGCCCCGGGACCAAATGGTGCCAATGATGAATAAAAGTTTGACCTGGCTATTGAATTCATTGGATGCCTCTGGCAAGAAAACCTAA
- a CDS encoding DNA polymerase III subunit gamma/tau, with protein sequence MDKFIVSARKYRPQTFDTVVGQAHITTTLQNAIKNHHLAHAFLFCGPRGVGKTTCARILAKTINCDKPSAEGEACNECPSCNSFNEGTSLNVFELDAASNNSVEDIRSLVEKVRFAPEPGKHKVYVIDEVHMLSSSAFNAFLKTLEEPPSYAIFILATTEKHKILPTILSRCQIFDFKRITNNDTVEHLEGICKKEAINAEKPALQIIARKSEGCMRDALSILDKIVSFTAGTVTYQNTLEHLNILDADYYFKLIDCMQNQDLAGAMLLYDDIDRKGFEGDMVLNGFSEFIRNLLVCKDEKVAGLLQVVESFKDKYIATGQKTPVAYLISALNILNEAEINFKSARNKRLHTELAIIKLTYLQQALELAAGGDGLAKKKVAEGAQSVAFRKLGMVEQKKADGKRQTAETVAPKAEVPVKKEPTIYRQPTDEAKLIIEEPSVGYLSPDEEELNYINSMHSGASNPVQPQQSANTGKAMPKLGTLESIRQKYAGKQAGNTNPAIPLTLEQLQQHWADFSQKLKDNKNPAAQSFDMAQLVITSGNSFEIVTNNNLEQKFIEGERRELSEFVQQKFNNRTLLFTIVVTDKPVDFVPTEKPLSTKEQYIKIIEQYPLVNELRSKLRLGFD encoded by the coding sequence ATGGATAAATTCATTGTTTCAGCCCGGAAATATCGTCCGCAAACCTTTGACACGGTTGTAGGACAAGCCCATATTACCACCACCCTGCAGAATGCGATCAAGAACCACCACCTGGCGCATGCATTTTTGTTTTGCGGTCCGCGTGGAGTGGGTAAAACCACCTGTGCACGTATTCTGGCTAAAACCATCAACTGTGATAAGCCTTCGGCAGAAGGGGAAGCGTGCAATGAATGTCCATCCTGCAATTCCTTTAATGAAGGCACTTCGCTGAACGTATTTGAACTGGATGCTGCCAGTAACAACTCGGTGGAAGACATCCGGTCGCTGGTAGAAAAAGTGAGATTTGCGCCCGAACCCGGTAAACACAAGGTGTATGTAATTGACGAGGTACACATGTTGAGTTCCTCGGCCTTTAACGCCTTTTTGAAAACGCTGGAAGAACCGCCTTCCTACGCCATCTTCATTTTGGCCACTACCGAAAAGCATAAAATTCTACCTACCATCCTCAGCCGATGCCAGATCTTCGATTTCAAACGCATTACCAACAACGATACGGTAGAACACCTGGAAGGCATTTGTAAAAAAGAAGCCATCAATGCCGAGAAGCCAGCCTTACAGATCATTGCCCGCAAAAGCGAAGGCTGCATGCGCGATGCTCTCAGTATCCTCGATAAAATAGTAAGCTTTACCGCAGGTACCGTTACTTACCAAAATACGCTGGAGCACCTGAACATCCTGGATGCAGACTACTATTTTAAATTAATAGACTGCATGCAGAACCAGGACCTTGCCGGCGCCATGTTATTGTATGACGACATTGACCGCAAGGGTTTTGAAGGCGATATGGTGCTGAACGGGTTTTCTGAATTCATCCGCAACCTGCTGGTTTGTAAAGATGAAAAAGTAGCCGGCCTGCTGCAGGTGGTAGAAAGCTTTAAGGATAAATACATAGCCACCGGACAAAAAACCCCGGTAGCCTACCTCATAAGCGCCCTGAATATCCTGAACGAAGCCGAGATCAACTTCAAAAGCGCCCGCAACAAGCGGCTGCATACCGAACTGGCCATTATAAAACTCACGTACCTGCAACAGGCGCTTGAACTGGCTGCCGGCGGGGACGGCCTTGCTAAAAAAAAAGTAGCTGAGGGAGCCCAGTCGGTAGCTTTTCGTAAGCTGGGAATGGTAGAGCAAAAGAAGGCAGACGGCAAACGGCAAACGGCAGAAACTGTTGCTCCGAAAGCTGAAGTTCCAGTAAAAAAAGAACCGACAATTTATCGCCAGCCCACTGACGAAGCAAAGCTTATTATAGAAGAACCTTCGGTTGGGTATTTGAGTCCGGATGAGGAAGAGTTGAATTATATAAACTCCATGCATTCAGGTGCATCGAACCCGGTTCAGCCTCAACAGTCCGCGAATACAGGTAAAGCGATGCCCAAATTGGGAACTCTGGAATCCATCAGGCAGAAATATGCAGGCAAACAGGCAGGCAATACCAATCCGGCCATTCCCCTTACGCTGGAGCAATTGCAGCAGCATTGGGCCGATTTCTCCCAAAAACTAAAAGATAACAAGAACCCGGCCGCTCAGTCGTTCGATATGGCGCAACTGGTTATTACCAGCGGGAATTCGTTTGAAATTGTTACCAACAACAACCTGGAGCAGAAATTCATCGAGGGTGAGCGCCGCGAATTGTCGGAATTTGTACAGCAAAAGTTCAATAACCGCACGCTGCTGTTTACGATTGTGGTTACCGATAAGCCGGTAGATTTTGTGCCCACAGAAAAGCCCCTCTCAACCAAAGAACAATACATTAAAATTATAGAACAATACCCGCTGGTGAATGAATTGAGGAGCAAGCTGAGGTTAGGGTTTGATTAA
- a CDS encoding M48 family metallopeptidase — translation MSSQPLFYPASPVNVPATITTPSAAFKKEVSKVMGSVVLFFVVYLLLIFLSVLLAIACVYVGIYMIIALPRLMTIMLGIGLIGLGVMVFVFLIKFMFSVSRYDRSGIVEIKEEDHPKLFAFLKQLSQETQTRFPKRVYLSPEVNACVFYDSSFLSMFFPVKKNLQIGLGLVNAVNLSEFKAIIAHEFGHFSQRSMKLGSFVYNVNRVIYNMLYENTGYSRSLNNFASASNYFALFAGLTVRVVMGIQWVLQKMYALVNRNYMSLSREMEFHADAMAASVSGSANCISALRRIELAGSSYSAVIQKCGELYKEKQVTSNLYPNQQTMTRQIAVNYKLLLQNNLPVVNESFLENLQLNRVNYKDQWASHPALTEREAHLTKLGVQADSCDDSAWILFNKPEQWQQQLTLKVYHGVELPQDIQSLDAMAFDGLILQDAETYSLPEVYNNFYEKRQITILDVEALSAQPETECDPANLFSAHHAGLHKRIRAAEADLEVVKAIDEKMIAVKSFDFDGEKYSRNQAAEVLSMLQKDLDALKQQLETADKQVYSFMYSRALQISVAKAMAIKNGYIEHFDLRKQADKYFEHVQGMLQGLEPVYQGGLTLEEAQEIIKRLKNEEPLLKVYLKTWMESGAFDHSHTFKGRVQQFINSSYTYFSDREFFNNELNELQQVSTESWGDINEHIFRKFKNLLQAQQVYLMH, via the coding sequence ATGTCTTCCCAGCCCTTATTTTACCCCGCCTCGCCGGTAAATGTACCCGCGACAATTACAACGCCTTCTGCCGCCTTTAAAAAGGAAGTATCAAAAGTAATGGGATCGGTAGTCCTGTTCTTCGTTGTTTACCTTTTATTAATATTCCTGTCAGTATTGCTGGCCATCGCCTGTGTGTATGTCGGTATTTATATGATCATTGCCCTGCCCCGGTTAATGACCATCATGCTCGGCATTGGGCTGATTGGCCTGGGGGTAATGGTATTCGTGTTCCTGATAAAATTTATGTTTTCTGTTTCGCGGTACGACCGGTCGGGTATAGTGGAAATAAAAGAAGAAGATCACCCCAAACTGTTTGCTTTTCTTAAGCAGTTAAGCCAGGAAACCCAAACCCGTTTTCCCAAACGTGTTTACCTGTCGCCCGAAGTAAATGCCTGTGTTTTTTACGATTCCAGCTTTTTAAGCATGTTCTTCCCCGTAAAAAAGAACCTGCAGATTGGTTTAGGGTTGGTGAATGCAGTTAACCTGAGTGAATTCAAAGCCATTATAGCGCATGAGTTTGGTCATTTTTCCCAGCGAAGTATGAAGCTGGGCAGCTTTGTATACAATGTAAACCGGGTAATTTACAACATGCTGTATGAAAATACCGGCTACTCCCGTTCCCTGAACAACTTTGCCAGCGCCAGCAACTACTTTGCCCTGTTTGCTGGGTTAACCGTTCGGGTGGTGATGGGCATTCAATGGGTATTGCAAAAAATGTATGCACTGGTGAACCGGAATTATATGAGCCTGTCGCGCGAAATGGAATTTCATGCCGATGCCATGGCTGCCAGTGTAAGCGGATCGGCCAATTGTATTTCGGCCTTGCGCCGCATTGAGCTGGCCGGTTCCAGTTACAGCGCCGTTATTCAAAAATGCGGCGAGCTGTATAAAGAAAAGCAGGTAACCAGCAACTTATATCCTAACCAACAAACCATGACCCGGCAAATTGCAGTCAATTATAAGTTGTTGTTGCAGAACAATTTGCCCGTGGTAAATGAATCCTTTCTGGAAAACCTGCAACTGAATCGCGTTAACTATAAAGACCAGTGGGCATCGCATCCCGCGCTTACAGAACGCGAGGCGCATCTTACCAAACTGGGTGTACAGGCTGATAGTTGTGATGACAGCGCCTGGATCCTGTTTAATAAGCCCGAACAATGGCAACAACAATTAACGCTTAAGGTATACCATGGAGTAGAACTGCCGCAGGATATTCAGTCGCTGGATGCTATGGCTTTTGATGGCCTGATACTGCAGGATGCAGAAACCTATTCGCTGCCAGAAGTATATAACAATTTTTACGAAAAAAGACAGATCACGATACTGGATGTGGAAGCGCTATCGGCCCAGCCGGAAACGGAATGTGACCCGGCAAACCTGTTTTCTGCACACCATGCAGGATTGCATAAAAGGATCAGGGCGGCCGAAGCAGATTTGGAAGTTGTAAAAGCCATCGATGAAAAAATGATAGCGGTGAAGAGCTTTGATTTTGATGGCGAAAAGTATTCACGCAATCAGGCGGCTGAAGTGTTGTCAATGCTGCAAAAAGACCTCGATGCATTGAAACAACAGTTGGAAACAGCCGATAAACAAGTCTATAGTTTTATGTATAGCCGCGCCCTGCAAATTAGTGTGGCCAAAGCTATGGCGATAAAGAACGGATATATTGAGCATTTTGACCTGCGCAAACAGGCCGACAAATATTTTGAACATGTTCAGGGCATGCTGCAGGGACTTGAACCTGTATACCAGGGCGGCCTTACGCTTGAAGAGGCGCAGGAGATTATTAAGCGGTTGAAGAATGAAGAACCGTTGTTGAAGGTGTACTTAAAGACCTGGATGGAGAGCGGCGCATTCGACCATTCACACACGTTTAAAGGAAGAGTGCAACAGTTCATAAATAGCTCGTATACCTATTTTTCGGACAGGGAATTCTTCAATAACGAGTTAAACGAATTGCAACAGGTAAGTACCGAAAGTTGGGGCGATATCAATGAGCATATTTTCAGGAAATTTAAAAACCTGTTGCAGGCACAACAGGTTTATTTAATGCATTAA
- a CDS encoding pyruvate dehydrogenase complex dihydrolipoamide acetyltransferase, producing MAEVILMPRLSDTMTEGVIAAWHKKVGDKVKKGDLLAEVETDKATMELESYKDGTLLHIGTEKGGKLQVNDLLAIIGNPGEDISSLLGGGGQKAAAAPSAPAPEAPKAEQAAAAQPAAAGGATLDLANMQEVILMPRLSDTMTEGVIAAWHKKVGDNVKKGDLLADVETDKATMELESYKEGKLLYIGAQKGDKVPVNALLCIIGDEKKVNVDQIVAAAKGGGSSTSAAAAQSQPQAASQPAVTASATAETAAPAASGSNGRVLASPLAKKLAADKGIDISKVAGSGDGGRIIKRDIDNYTPAAGGGQAAQTTAQPGKTTAPAVAGQVSFEDVPVSQMRKVIAKRLSESKFTAPEFYLTMEINMDKAVESRAKINEIAPVKISFNDMVLKACAIALKQHPKVNSSWMGDKIRVNHHVNIGVAVAVEEGLLVPVVRFADLKSLSQIGTEVKEFAKKAKDKKLQPSDWEGSTFTISNLGMFGIEEFTAIINPPDACILAVGAINQVPIVKNGQIVVGNTMKVTLTCDHRVVDGATGAAFLQTLQQLLEEPLRMLV from the coding sequence ATGGCTGAAGTGATCTTAATGCCCCGCCTGAGCGATACCATGACAGAAGGCGTGATAGCGGCCTGGCATAAAAAGGTAGGCGACAAAGTAAAGAAAGGCGACTTACTGGCTGAGGTGGAAACCGATAAAGCCACCATGGAACTGGAAAGTTATAAAGATGGCACCCTGCTTCACATTGGTACTGAAAAAGGGGGAAAACTACAGGTAAATGATCTGCTGGCCATTATTGGTAACCCAGGTGAAGATATCAGCTCGTTGCTTGGTGGTGGTGGTCAAAAAGCCGCTGCTGCTCCATCTGCCCCGGCGCCTGAAGCACCAAAAGCCGAACAAGCTGCCGCCGCTCAACCAGCCGCTGCCGGTGGCGCTACGCTCGACCTGGCCAATATGCAGGAAGTGATCCTGATGCCTCGCTTAAGCGATACCATGACAGAAGGCGTTATTGCCGCCTGGCATAAAAAAGTGGGCGACAACGTTAAAAAAGGCGACCTGCTGGCTGACGTGGAAACCGACAAGGCTACCATGGAGCTGGAAAGCTATAAAGAAGGAAAATTATTATATATCGGTGCGCAAAAAGGCGATAAAGTTCCTGTTAACGCCCTGCTGTGCATCATTGGCGACGAAAAGAAAGTAAATGTTGACCAGATCGTAGCTGCCGCCAAAGGTGGTGGTTCATCTACTTCTGCCGCCGCTGCTCAAAGCCAGCCACAAGCTGCTTCCCAGCCTGCTGTAACCGCCAGCGCAACAGCCGAAACTGCCGCTCCTGCCGCATCCGGCAGCAATGGCAGAGTGCTCGCTTCACCCCTCGCTAAAAAATTAGCCGCCGATAAAGGCATCGATATTTCCAAAGTTGCCGGTTCCGGCGATGGCGGCCGTATCATTAAACGCGATATTGACAATTATACGCCTGCTGCAGGTGGTGGACAAGCCGCTCAAACAACTGCACAGCCTGGTAAAACTACCGCCCCTGCCGTTGCCGGCCAGGTAAGCTTTGAAGATGTACCGGTTTCGCAAATGCGTAAGGTAATTGCCAAGCGTCTTTCTGAAAGCAAGTTCACTGCACCTGAGTTCTACCTCACCATGGAAATCAACATGGATAAAGCCGTAGAAAGCAGAGCCAAAATAAATGAAATAGCCCCGGTTAAGATTTCGTTCAACGACATGGTGTTAAAAGCCTGCGCTATTGCCCTGAAACAACACCCTAAAGTGAACAGCAGCTGGATGGGCGATAAGATCCGCGTTAACCATCATGTGAACATCGGTGTAGCCGTTGCTGTTGAAGAAGGCTTACTGGTGCCTGTTGTACGTTTTGCCGATCTGAAATCATTATCACAGATTGGAACTGAAGTAAAAGAGTTTGCGAAAAAAGCAAAAGATAAAAAACTGCAACCATCTGATTGGGAAGGCAGCACCTTCACCATCAGCAACCTGGGTATGTTCGGCATTGAAGAATTCACTGCCATCATTAACCCACCAGACGCTTGTATCCTCGCTGTAGGCGCCATTAACCAGGTTCCTATAGTGAAGAATGGTCAGATCGTTGTTGGTAACACCATGAAAGTTACCTTAACCTGCGACCACCGCGTGGTTGACGGAGCTACCGGCGCCGCCTTCCTCCAAACGCTGCAACAGTTGTTGGAAGAGCCGTTGAGAATGCTCGTTTAA
- a CDS encoding PQQ-binding-like beta-propeller repeat protein: MKRLFFFLMLVHGAVLGQAQIKPFRYIHISDTHIGSPNGSAEEDLRRTIQDINQLNNIAFVIITGDITELGTDAQLAKAKQILDSLKPKYYIIPGNHDAGWSESGGDHYTSTFGYDKFKFDYNGIRFIGCASGPYVRMSDGHVPRNAIVWLDSVLAKTPKNQPIIFCNHYPIDNALDNWYEITDRLKKYNTLMIMCGHGHNNHALNFEGIPGVMGRSNLRAKAPLGGYNLVDVTPDSIIYTERRPGGEPLQPWTKVMLHRVDTFGNYERPSYAINKQYAQVKPKWTFSSDANVISTPVVTNNLVIFGNQNGVVTALVQQTGKKKWTYKTSGAIFSSPAVSANKVVLGSGDGYVYCLNSLTGQLIWKYKTNASVLGCPVIVKDTVFIGGSDHNFMALNLANGTPFWKFAGLQGPVVSTPLVCGNNVIFGAWDKNLYAINRSNGQLAWQWNPGFTVVNFSPAACIPVAHDSVVYVVCPNRTLYAIDAVSGTTLWKNSETRVRESIGISADGKYVYGKTMQDTVAAYATSRTEQHPAWVMNAGFGYEHVPSMLIEKDGQVFFGTRNGVVYAIDPATQKTIWAHKIDNSMVNTVRVLSKKQLVVSTMDGKVSLLGVDTLTR, encoded by the coding sequence ATGAAAAGGCTATTCTTTTTTTTAATGTTAGTGCATGGAGCTGTTTTAGGCCAGGCACAGATAAAACCCTTTCGTTACATTCATATTAGTGATACGCACATCGGTTCGCCCAATGGGTCGGCCGAGGAAGATCTCCGTCGTACCATCCAGGATATTAACCAGTTGAACAATATTGCCTTTGTGATTATCACCGGCGATATTACCGAACTGGGTACCGATGCCCAGCTGGCGAAAGCCAAACAGATCCTGGACAGTTTAAAACCGAAATACTACATTATTCCGGGTAACCACGATGCGGGGTGGAGCGAAAGCGGCGGCGATCATTACACCAGCACTTTCGGGTACGATAAATTCAAATTCGATTATAATGGTATCCGGTTTATCGGGTGCGCCTCTGGTCCCTACGTGCGCATGAGCGATGGCCATGTGCCGCGCAATGCCATTGTTTGGCTGGATAGTGTGCTGGCTAAAACACCCAAAAATCAACCCATTATATTTTGCAATCACTATCCCATCGATAACGCCCTGGATAACTGGTATGAAATCACAGACCGGTTAAAAAAGTACAATACACTGATGATCATGTGCGGGCACGGACACAACAACCATGCTTTGAATTTTGAAGGCATTCCCGGGGTAATGGGCCGCTCGAACCTGCGGGCCAAAGCGCCGCTGGGCGGGTATAACCTGGTTGATGTAACACCAGATTCCATTATATATACCGAACGCCGCCCGGGTGGCGAACCTTTGCAACCCTGGACAAAGGTGATGCTGCATAGGGTTGATACTTTTGGAAATTATGAGCGGCCTTCTTATGCCATCAACAAACAATACGCACAGGTAAAACCGAAATGGACATTCTCTTCCGATGCCAATGTGATCTCTACACCTGTAGTCACTAACAATTTGGTAATATTCGGCAATCAGAATGGTGTGGTAACGGCACTGGTGCAACAAACCGGTAAAAAGAAATGGACATATAAAACCAGCGGCGCTATTTTTTCATCACCTGCAGTGAGCGCCAATAAAGTAGTATTGGGTTCGGGCGATGGTTATGTATATTGTTTGAATTCGCTTACCGGACAACTGATCTGGAAATATAAAACCAACGCTTCGGTATTAGGTTGCCCGGTGATTGTAAAGGATACGGTTTTCATAGGAGGCAGCGATCACAATTTTATGGCATTGAACCTGGCAAACGGAACGCCTTTTTGGAAGTTTGCAGGCTTGCAGGGACCGGTAGTAAGCACGCCGCTTGTTTGTGGCAATAACGTGATCTTTGGCGCCTGGGATAAGAATCTGTATGCAATAAACAGAAGCAATGGACAACTGGCCTGGCAATGGAATCCTGGTTTTACTGTAGTTAATTTTTCGCCCGCAGCCTGTATTCCCGTAGCGCACGACAGTGTGGTATATGTGGTTTGTCCAAACCGCACGTTGTACGCCATCGATGCAGTATCTGGTACCACCTTATGGAAGAACAGTGAAACACGCGTACGCGAATCGATAGGCATTTCTGCCGATGGAAAGTATGTATATGGAAAGACTATGCAGGATACCGTAGCAGCCTATGCTACCAGCCGCACAGAGCAACACCCGGCCTGGGTAATGAATGCCGGCTTTGGTTACGAACACGTGCCCAGTATGCTGATTGAAAAAGACGGCCAGGTTTTCTTTGGTACGCGCAATGGCGTGGTGTATGCCATTGATCCCGCTACACAAAAAACTATCTGGGCGCATAAGATCGATAACTCTATGGTGAATACCGTTCGGGTATTAAGTAAAAAGCAGTTGGTTGTTTCTACCATGGATGGGAAGGTTAGTTTGTTGGGAGTTGACACGTTGACTCGTTGA
- a CDS encoding SPFH domain-containing protein — protein sequence MYKGKIMLLSITTWWQHLEAFEKILWGIAFTFSSLYLLQNLLSLSGGDTGHGDGHAMSMFRRYKRCPSDRVLVVYGKVGRSKDGTNGNLSAKCIHGGAAFIWPVIQDYKFLDLTTPISIEVNLTNALSKQNIRVDVPSRFTVGISTEQGVMQNAAECLLVLLQPQIHDLAKDIILNPEGTRRTDCRNPTRPQLHDSCCRKR from the coding sequence ATGTATAAAGGAAAAATTATGCTGCTCAGCATTACCACCTGGTGGCAACACCTTGAAGCCTTTGAAAAGATCCTTTGGGGAATTGCCTTTACTTTTTCTTCGCTTTACCTGTTACAAAATTTACTTAGCCTTTCCGGAGGCGATACCGGCCATGGCGATGGCCATGCCATGTCTATGTTCAGGCGGTACAAACGCTGTCCCAGCGACCGTGTACTGGTAGTATATGGTAAAGTAGGCCGGTCAAAAGATGGCACCAACGGTAACCTGAGCGCCAAATGTATACACGGTGGCGCGGCTTTCATTTGGCCGGTAATACAGGATTACAAATTCCTCGACCTCACCACTCCTATTTCCATTGAGGTGAATCTTACCAATGCGTTGAGTAAACAAAACATTCGTGTAGATGTGCCTTCCCGTTTTACGGTTGGTATTTCTACCGAACAGGGCGTAATGCAAAACGCCGCCGAATGTTTATTGGTTTTATTACAACCTCAGATCCACGACCTGGCCAAAGACATCATCCTAAACCCAGAAGGAACGCGACGTACAGATTGCCGAAACCCAACGCGACCGCAACTCCATGATAGCTGTTGCAGAAAAAGATAA